A single Parabacteroides timonensis DNA region contains:
- a CDS encoding FecR family protein: MKATNIHTRIDELITNYLSGGLGTEELTELEDWLKASPENQKYFRQIREVWFSTIGANEETRYDKETAFQRFLSKTQVAAEKKVIKKYPLHKYMYAAAAIALLCLISFASYWSGSEQVKKQFAEMVIEAPLGSKTKLYLPDGTLVWLNAGSKITYSQGFGVAERKLQLAGEGYFEVTKNEQLPFEIKTKELELRVLGTKFNFRNYPEDEEISVSLLEGKVRLTNYLKNNDLCYLEPDQKAILNKKDGQLKVSPAEVRYAAEWTNDYLFFDEELLPDIIKELERSYNVKIYIKDESLKTFRFYGNFLRKEQTIQEILDMLASTGKLEYKVNGKDIQLYTK; this comes from the coding sequence ATGAAAGCTACAAACATACATACCAGAATAGACGAACTGATCACAAATTACCTTTCAGGAGGTTTGGGAACAGAGGAGTTAACCGAGCTCGAAGATTGGCTCAAGGCTTCTCCGGAAAACCAAAAATATTTCCGACAGATACGGGAAGTTTGGTTCTCTACGATCGGAGCTAATGAAGAAACACGATACGATAAAGAAACAGCATTCCAACGGTTCCTTTCCAAAACCCAGGTAGCAGCAGAGAAAAAAGTGATCAAAAAATATCCTCTGCACAAATATATGTATGCGGCAGCAGCAATTGCTCTTTTATGTCTCATTTCTTTCGCCTCTTATTGGAGTGGTTCCGAACAGGTCAAGAAACAATTTGCCGAGATGGTGATAGAAGCTCCTCTAGGCTCGAAAACCAAATTATACCTCCCGGACGGCACATTGGTATGGTTGAATGCCGGCTCGAAAATCACCTATTCACAAGGCTTCGGTGTCGCCGAACGAAAACTGCAACTGGCAGGTGAAGGATATTTTGAAGTCACTAAAAATGAGCAATTACCTTTCGAGATCAAGACAAAAGAGTTGGAGCTACGGGTGTTGGGTACCAAATTCAATTTCAGGAACTATCCGGAAGATGAGGAAATTTCAGTCAGCTTGCTGGAAGGGAAAGTCCGCCTAACAAATTATCTGAAAAACAATGACCTATGTTATCTGGAACCCGATCAGAAAGCTATACTGAATAAAAAAGACGGTCAATTAAAAGTCTCCCCGGCAGAAGTACGCTATGCTGCAGAATGGACTAACGATTATCTTTTCTTCGATGAAGAATTATTGCCGGATATCATCAAAGAGTTGGAAAGAAGTTACAACGTAAAAATCTATATAAAAGACGAGTCTTTAAAAACATTCCGTTTTTACGGGAATTTCTTACGGAAAGAACAAACGATCCAGGAAATACTGGATATGTTAGCCTCAACCGGCAAACTTGAATACAAAGTAAATGGTAAAGACATACAACTATATACTAAATAA
- a CDS encoding TonB-dependent receptor: protein MKIKKKAIYMVLAVLCINLTAFAQNINLKLNNVTVKKAMETLKEGNGYSFVFASGDVDTQKVIQVDVQNGTVDQVIKQILHGQKVSYEIKNKNIIIQKDLLSNQSKTEKKKITGTVTDPDGLPVIGANIVEKGTTNGIITDIDGRFQLETATNAILVISYIGYNTQEVKTDNNSIINIELQEDSQKLEEVVVVGYGVQQKANLSGAVAQLDSKELSNRPITNISSGIQGLMPGVTVSTSEGRPGQDNGSIRIRGVGTLNSSDPYVLIDGIESGSMNSIDPNDIESITVLKDASSAAIYGSKASNGVILITTKRGKTGKPQISYNGYVGIQNPTAMIDLLSSADYATLYNQALVAEGKNPRFDEKEIQKFRDGSEPYKYPNTDWQDLAFRTGVQHQHNVNVSGGTDNIKYLASVGYLNQSGVLRNSSRNQFNARTNLDIKLSERLNVRMNMSYFNNTYSDPNSCTIPGSSDLLIREVNIVAPWIPYKNEDGTYGSTSDGNPIAWLDIDQTVDNNIQNFSGTVAVDYQIIDGLKASVQGAYATNNQHHKSFVKDIQYNPTKYHGPNELTETVYNWNRSNLDVLLNYDKKFNLHGLKILLGYHLEKYNYYENTMFRKNFPNNDLTDMNAGTASTQTNGGFTRELAMLSYFGRINYDYNGKYLFEANFRADASSRFSPDNRWGYFPSLSAAWRLSEEDFMENTREWMNNLKIRGSWGFLGNQDALNDYYPWMNTYSIGANYPFNNNLYTGYYQENYRLSTISWEKARTWGIGLDMSLVNKINFSMDYYDRKTTDIIMDVPVPSEFALGAYKDNVGAMVNRGIEISLGYNNRWNDWSLSVNGNFTYNQNKILNLGGVQRMIDGNTIKQIGSPINSYYAYKTDGFFQSDAEAQAYMDKYKGKEGYPFTSDFKAGDLIYADTNGDGKMTSEDRIICGTKDPKFTYGLNINVGWKGFDLSAIFTGAAGVSRFFSTQMYGEFGGDVTHPSTAWLDAWSTENLNGKMPRIALDSPSYSINTVSTFWIQNSNYLRMKSIQLGYTFPSKWIKPSGLSNLRIYYSGENLFTIDNLMIGVDPESPEGRGSHYPLVQTHSIGINLTF from the coding sequence ATGAAAATTAAAAAGAAGGCCATATATATGGTCCTGGCAGTATTATGCATTAATTTGACTGCATTTGCGCAGAATATCAACCTCAAATTAAATAATGTAACAGTGAAAAAGGCCATGGAAACATTGAAGGAAGGAAACGGTTATTCCTTTGTTTTTGCTTCCGGGGATGTAGACACACAGAAAGTCATTCAGGTAGATGTACAGAATGGAACAGTAGATCAGGTGATAAAACAAATACTACATGGTCAAAAAGTTTCATATGAGATCAAGAATAAGAATATCATCATTCAGAAAGATCTGCTTTCTAATCAATCGAAAACTGAGAAAAAGAAAATAACAGGAACGGTCACCGATCCCGACGGGCTACCAGTCATTGGAGCAAACATCGTGGAAAAAGGAACAACCAACGGCATTATCACCGATATAGACGGTCGTTTTCAACTAGAAACAGCCACAAATGCAATTCTTGTCATTTCCTATATAGGCTATAATACTCAGGAAGTAAAAACAGATAACAATTCAATAATCAATATTGAATTACAGGAAGATTCTCAAAAATTGGAAGAAGTCGTTGTTGTTGGATATGGTGTCCAACAAAAAGCTAATTTATCCGGAGCTGTCGCTCAATTAGACAGTAAAGAACTAAGCAACCGTCCCATTACAAATATTTCATCCGGAATACAGGGATTAATGCCCGGTGTAACTGTCTCCACTTCAGAAGGACGTCCCGGACAAGACAATGGTTCTATCAGAATCCGTGGTGTAGGAACATTAAACTCATCTGACCCCTACGTACTTATCGACGGAATAGAAAGTGGTTCAATGAATTCTATTGATCCAAATGACATAGAGAGTATCACTGTTTTAAAAGATGCTTCCTCTGCGGCTATCTATGGATCCAAAGCATCAAACGGGGTTATATTAATAACCACTAAACGAGGAAAAACAGGTAAACCTCAAATTTCCTATAATGGATATGTAGGTATTCAGAATCCTACTGCAATGATTGATCTCCTTTCTTCCGCCGATTATGCTACATTGTATAATCAAGCTTTAGTGGCAGAAGGGAAAAATCCCCGTTTCGATGAAAAAGAAATACAAAAATTCAGAGACGGCTCTGAGCCCTATAAATATCCTAACACAGACTGGCAGGATCTCGCATTCAGAACAGGAGTACAACACCAACATAATGTTAATGTCAGTGGTGGGACTGATAATATAAAATATCTGGCTTCCGTAGGGTATTTAAACCAATCAGGAGTCCTGAGAAATTCATCCAGAAATCAATTCAATGCCCGGACAAATCTGGATATAAAACTATCAGAAAGATTAAATGTCCGAATGAATATGTCCTATTTCAATAATACATATTCCGATCCAAACAGTTGTACTATACCCGGTAGTTCTGATTTGCTGATTCGTGAAGTAAATATAGTAGCACCTTGGATTCCTTATAAAAACGAGGATGGCACTTATGGTAGCACTTCAGACGGAAATCCTATAGCCTGGTTAGATATAGACCAGACAGTAGATAATAATATCCAGAATTTTTCCGGAACTGTCGCTGTAGATTACCAGATTATAGATGGACTTAAAGCATCTGTACAGGGAGCATATGCAACAAATAATCAACATCATAAATCTTTCGTAAAAGACATTCAATATAATCCAACTAAATACCATGGGCCAAACGAATTAACGGAAACAGTTTATAACTGGAATCGTTCAAATCTGGACGTTTTATTGAATTATGATAAAAAATTCAACCTGCATGGATTAAAAATATTATTAGGTTATCATTTGGAAAAGTATAATTATTATGAAAATACGATGTTCCGTAAAAATTTTCCCAACAACGACCTTACAGACATGAATGCTGGTACCGCATCTACACAGACGAATGGTGGTTTCACGCGAGAGTTAGCTATGTTATCTTATTTTGGACGTATTAATTATGACTATAATGGTAAATATTTATTTGAAGCAAACTTCAGAGCAGATGCTTCTTCCCGTTTCAGTCCGGACAATCGTTGGGGCTATTTCCCTTCTTTATCAGCCGCATGGCGTTTAAGTGAAGAAGATTTTATGGAAAACACCCGGGAATGGATGAATAATCTGAAAATAAGGGGATCATGGGGATTTCTTGGTAACCAAGATGCATTAAATGATTATTATCCCTGGATGAATACCTATTCGATTGGGGCAAACTATCCGTTCAACAATAACTTATACACAGGATATTATCAAGAAAACTACAGACTTTCAACTATCTCCTGGGAAAAAGCGCGTACATGGGGTATTGGTCTTGATATGAGTTTAGTGAATAAAATAAACTTCTCTATGGATTATTATGATCGTAAAACAACAGATATTATCATGGATGTCCCCGTTCCTTCTGAGTTTGCGTTAGGCGCATATAAAGACAATGTAGGTGCCATGGTAAACCGGGGTATCGAAATCTCCCTCGGATACAATAACAGATGGAATGACTGGAGTTTATCGGTTAATGGTAATTTCACATACAATCAGAATAAAATTCTGAATCTGGGAGGTGTACAACGCATGATAGATGGGAATACCATCAAACAAATAGGATCACCTATCAACTCATACTATGCATATAAAACAGATGGATTTTTCCAATCAGATGCAGAAGCACAAGCCTATATGGATAAATACAAAGGAAAAGAAGGTTATCCGTTTACCTCAGACTTTAAAGCAGGAGATCTTATATATGCAGACACAAATGGTGATGGCAAAATGACTTCAGAGGATCGCATTATCTGTGGTACCAAAGATCCCAAATTCACTTATGGATTAAATATTAATGTCGGTTGGAAAGGATTTGATCTTTCAGCTATATTTACAGGTGCTGCCGGAGTCTCACGCTTTTTTAGTACACAAATGTATGGAGAATTCGGAGGAGATGTCACCCACCCGTCAACAGCATGGCTTGATGCATGGTCTACAGAAAACCTCAATGGGAAAATGCCCCGGATAGCATTAGATTCACCCAGTTATTCAATAAACACTGTTTCTACATTCTGGATACAAAACTCAAATTACCTGAGAATGAAAAGTATTCAATTAGGCTATACTTTCCCTTCTAAATGGATAAAACCGTCCGGGCTATCTAATCTGAGAATATATTATTCCGGTGAGAATCTTTTCACCATCGATAATTTAATGATAGGTGTAGATCCGGAATCTCCGGAAGGAAGAGGCTCCCATTATCCTTTAGTACAAACACATTCCATTGGTATTAATCTGACATTCTGA
- a CDS encoding RNA polymerase sigma-70 factor, with the protein MEKKEELHLIHSLKSGNNQAYKYIYDHHYVLLCKIAYEFLKDDFLAESIVDDIIFHLWEKRDTLEITTSLRSYLVQAVRNRCINYLNLEREKREVRFSVIDQQNEWINSVFPSDDYPLARLLENELEQEIRNAIDRLPEECKVVFKKSRFEEKRYEQIAEELGISVNTVKYHIKNAISRLSADLSKYLLLLICCFWI; encoded by the coding sequence ATGGAAAAAAAGGAAGAACTACATTTGATTCATTCCCTGAAATCAGGAAATAATCAAGCATACAAATACATATATGATCATCATTATGTACTGTTATGTAAGATTGCCTATGAATTCCTGAAAGACGATTTTCTGGCTGAAAGTATTGTCGACGATATTATTTTTCATCTTTGGGAGAAAAGAGATACCCTTGAAATTACCACCTCCCTGCGCAGTTATTTGGTTCAGGCTGTCCGTAACCGTTGTATAAATTATCTGAACCTGGAAAGAGAAAAAAGAGAAGTCCGCTTTTCAGTCATCGACCAGCAAAATGAGTGGATAAATTCTGTCTTCCCATCCGACGACTACCCGCTGGCTCGATTGCTGGAGAATGAGCTCGAACAAGAGATTAGGAATGCCATAGACAGACTTCCTGAAGAATGTAAAGTTGTATTCAAAAAAAGCCGCTTCGAAGAAAAACGATATGAACAAATAGCTGAAGAACTCGGCATTTCCGTCAATACGGTAAAATATCATATAAAAAATGCGATATCTCGCCTAAGTGCTGATCTAAGTAAGTATTTGCTCCTGCTCATATGCTGTTTTTGGATTTAA
- a CDS encoding RagB/SusD family nutrient uptake outer membrane protein, producing MKRLSYILISCAITASITSCSDFLDTAPYDALSPATTWKSESDARSFAVGCYKDWLNGYTILYQDCASDIGYNNFPWENWTVHGNGKLSASNTGASFYDFKTIRRCNDFLENIKNVTFTDETEKKDLIAQVRTIRAYKYFEMNFWYGGVPIIDSYNTAEEAKVPRNTEEEVKKFVYDELDALIPDLKESPAELGRVAKGTGLAVKMRSALYWSDYQRAKDAAQAIMEMKKYDLDPNYTELFTLKGKSSNEIILSVQYLENLQGLGVIGQMYNNADGGWSSIVPTQNLLDMYEMNDGLTKEESKLYDPKYPFKDRDPRMEMTMLFPGQLWQNQSRETVILNTLDKEIDGALNDNYPEGVSNASKTALSWSKYLAPMDQYNNIWDTGACPIVFRYAEVLLSFAEAENELNGPSNAVYESLDKIRIRVGMPTVNRGKYGTKETLRELIRRERTIELAGEGLRKADILRWKDSEGKMLAEKVMNGNLSRITGTVNYNENDPYKRAVIEPGVFSLIETRKFAPYNRYLPIPQSSIDKNPNLKQNTGY from the coding sequence ATGAAACGTCTATCATATATATTAATCAGTTGTGCTATCACAGCCTCTATAACATCTTGCTCTGATTTCCTGGATACAGCACCTTATGATGCTTTATCACCTGCCACTACTTGGAAAAGTGAAAGTGATGCCAGAAGCTTTGCTGTTGGATGTTACAAAGACTGGCTTAACGGTTATACGATTCTTTACCAGGATTGCGCATCCGATATCGGTTACAACAATTTTCCCTGGGAAAATTGGACTGTACACGGAAACGGAAAACTCAGTGCATCCAATACAGGAGCCAGTTTCTATGATTTTAAAACAATTCGCCGGTGTAATGACTTTCTCGAAAACATCAAGAATGTAACATTTACAGACGAAACAGAAAAAAAAGATTTGATTGCCCAGGTACGGACAATAAGGGCTTACAAATATTTTGAAATGAACTTTTGGTATGGAGGTGTCCCCATCATAGACTCCTATAACACAGCGGAAGAAGCAAAAGTACCGCGAAATACAGAAGAAGAAGTAAAAAAATTCGTCTATGACGAGTTGGATGCTTTAATTCCCGATCTAAAAGAAAGTCCGGCAGAATTAGGACGGGTAGCCAAAGGCACTGGATTAGCTGTAAAAATGAGATCTGCCCTATACTGGAGTGACTACCAGCGGGCAAAAGATGCTGCTCAGGCTATTATGGAGATGAAAAAGTATGATCTGGACCCCAATTATACGGAACTGTTTACTTTAAAAGGAAAAAGCTCAAATGAAATAATCCTGTCTGTACAATATCTTGAGAATTTACAAGGCCTAGGCGTTATCGGACAAATGTACAATAACGCAGATGGAGGATGGTCCTCCATTGTTCCAACTCAAAATCTGTTGGATATGTATGAAATGAATGACGGATTGACTAAAGAAGAGTCTAAATTATATGATCCTAAATATCCATTTAAAGACAGAGATCCCAGAATGGAAATGACTATGCTCTTCCCAGGACAACTATGGCAAAACCAAAGTAGAGAAACAGTTATTCTCAACACATTAGATAAAGAAATCGACGGTGCCCTCAACGATAATTATCCGGAAGGTGTTAGTAACGCATCCAAAACAGCTCTTTCATGGTCTAAATACCTGGCACCGATGGATCAGTACAATAATATCTGGGATACAGGTGCTTGTCCGATCGTCTTTCGTTACGCAGAAGTATTACTTTCTTTTGCCGAAGCAGAAAATGAATTGAATGGGCCCTCTAATGCTGTATATGAATCTCTCGATAAAATTCGTATCCGCGTAGGAATGCCAACTGTAAACCGGGGGAAATACGGAACTAAAGAAACACTTCGCGAACTAATCAGAAGAGAGCGTACAATAGAGTTAGCCGGAGAAGGACTCCGTAAAGCGGATATTCTCAGATGGAAAGATTCCGAAGGAAAAATGCTGGCAGAAAAAGTTATGAATGGAAATTTATCCCGCATTACCGGGACAGTTAATTATAATGAAAACGATC